The Candidatus Poribacteria bacterium genome contains a region encoding:
- a CDS encoding 4-phosphopantoate--beta-alanine ligase, whose amino-acid sequence MSDVPKTHPRYLSLTLRDTIVAGVEQGITSIHGLIAHGRGEAFDYLLGEATQPFAIEAIHAAAAMLCLAEHPVISVNGNVAALAPDRLIELGQVLNAPLEVNIFHTETGREQKIRAYLLKHGAPDVLMPTTDAQLSYIDSNRKFVHPEGIFKADVVFVPLEDGDRCEALRKMGKDVVTVDLNPMSRTAKQASITIVDNVVRALPLLCEKIRELSSDATAQDLLKRYSNTAVLQQALQYISRSGNGNQRKQ is encoded by the coding sequence TTGAGCGACGTTCCGAAAACACATCCCCGATACCTTTCACTCACACTCAGAGATACCATCGTTGCAGGCGTAGAACAAGGGATTACCTCTATCCACGGACTCATCGCGCATGGACGCGGGGAGGCTTTTGACTACCTTCTCGGAGAGGCGACACAACCGTTTGCGATTGAGGCAATTCACGCTGCGGCAGCGATGCTCTGTCTGGCAGAACACCCCGTCATCTCCGTCAACGGGAATGTGGCAGCGTTAGCACCGGACAGACTCATCGAACTGGGGCAGGTCCTGAACGCGCCGTTAGAGGTGAACATCTTCCATACGGAAACGGGACGGGAACAGAAAATCCGAGCGTACCTCCTAAAGCACGGCGCGCCAGATGTACTGATGCCGACAACCGATGCGCAACTCTCCTATATCGACTCCAACCGGAAGTTCGTGCATCCAGAGGGCATCTTTAAAGCGGATGTCGTCTTTGTGCCGCTTGAGGACGGCGACCGATGTGAGGCACTCCGAAAGATGGGTAAAGATGTCGTGACCGTTGACCTGAACCCGATGTCGCGCACCGCGAAGCAGGCGAGCATCACGATTGTGGATAACGTTGTGCGGGCATTGCCACTGTTATGCGAAAAGATTCGGGAACTGTCAAGTGATGCTACAGCACAAGACCTTCTGAAAAGATACAGCAACACAGCGGTTTTACAGCAAGCACTACAGTACATCAGCAGGAGCGGGAATGGAAACCAACGGAAACAGTAA